GATATAATTAGTTACTAATATATTAGGAGGAGTTAAAGTGAAAAAAACTTTACTTACAGGGCTATTGGTTACGGCAGTATCTACAAGTTGCTTAACACCTATAAGTGCTTTCGCAGAAAGTAATCAATCAGAATTTAAACAAACAAGTGTTCAAAATATTACGGCTAGAAATACATTGTCAAATTCGATAAGAACTTTAGGGGCAAACACTCCTTTAATACAAGCTTACGGATTAGTTATTTTACAACAGCCAGATATTAAAGTAAGTGCTATGAGTAGTTTGACAGATTTTCAAAAGATCGCAAAAACGAATGTCCGTGAATGGGTAGATGAGTATAATCCGAAGTTAATGGATCTAAATCAAGAAATGATGAGATATAGTACAAGATTTAATAGCTATTATAGTAAATTATATGATTTAGCTGGAAAAGTGAATGAAGATGAACAAGCAAAAAATGATTTTGTAAGCGCTTTCGGTAGACTCCATAGTCAATCACAAACAATTCAAGATGACATGGAACAAACTTTACTTGAGTTAAATCGCTTTAAAGCTTTATTGGATAAAGATAATGCAAGTCTATCTCAAAAGGCTGACACAGCAATTCAATCATTAAAGGGCTCAAATGGAGATATTGTACAAATAAGAGCGGATATTAAAAGAATTCAAGAAGAGATTCAAGCGGAACTTACAAAGATTTTAAATCGACCAAATGAAATTATTAAAGGCTCAATTAATATTGGGAAACAAGTTTTTACAATTACGAATCAAACAGCTCAGACAAAAACAGTAGATTTTGTATCGATTGGATCTCTTAGCGATGAAATCGTAAATGCTGCAGATAGTCAAACAAGAGAAGCTGCGAATAGAATTCAGCAGAAGCAAAAAGAATTACTACCACTTATTCAAAAGTTATCACAATCTGAAATTCAAGTAACTGAAATTACATTTATTGAAGATCAGGTAAAAAGTTTTACGGAGCTAATTAATAGACAAATTACAACTTTGGAGTATTTGGTGAATGATTGGAAGTCAGTGAATGAAACTATGCTTCAAATGAAAGAGAATCTTGCAACAGGTGTTTCTATTGATAGTAGTACACTCCAAAAACAATTTAGTCAACTTAAAAGATTAAATGATGAGATGGCTAAACAAACGAAGCAATTTGAAGATTACGTGACAAATGTAATGGTACATTAAATTTCTTGCAGACAATACATCATAATAATTAATGATATAGGGAGAGAAGAAAAATGACAAAAAAACCTTATAAAGTAATGGCTCTATCGGCAATCATGGCAGTAGTTGCAGCAGGTAATATCCTACCAGCACATACTTATGCAGCGGAAAGCACAACAAAACCAATTCCGATTCATGCTAGTGTATCAGATGCATCGGACAAGTACTCTGAATATTCATTAGGGCCAGACGGTCTAAGAGATGCGATGGCAAGAACAGGTTCAAATGCTTTAGTAATGGACCTATATGCTTTAACAATTATCAAACAAGCTAATGTTAATTTTAATGGTATAACGACAGTTGATGATTCTTTAAAAACAAAAGTTGTTCATCATCAAGATGTTGCTAGAGGAAATGCAAATCATTGGTTGGATACAATTAAACCGCAATTGATTTCCACGAACCAAAATATTATTAATTATAATACGAAATTCCAAAACTATTATGATACGTTAGTAACAGCGGTAGATAATAAAGACAAAGCAACACTAACAAAAGGACTTACAAGATTATCTGCTAGTATTACAGAGAACAAAGAAAAAGTAGATAAGTTAGTGGCAGACCTAAAACAATTCCGAAATAAAATGACAACAGATACGCAAAACTTTAAAGGTGATGCAAATCAATTAACGTCTATTTTAGCAAGTCAAGATGCTGGAATTCCACTTATGCAAAACCAAATCACAACGTATAATGAGGCGATTGGTAAATATAACGCAATTATTATTGGATCGTCAGTTGCAACAGCTTTAGGACCAATTGCGATTATAGGTGGTGCAGTTGTAATTGCTACTGGTGCAGGGACTCCATTAGGAATTGGACTTATTGCAGGTGGAGCAGCAGCGATAGGAGGGGGAACTGCTGGAATTGTTTTAGCGAAGAAAGAACTTGATAATGCACAGGCAGAAATCCAAAAGATAACAGGACAAATTTCGCAAGCTCAATTACAGGTAGCTGGCTTAACAAATATTAAAACTCAAACTGAATATTTAACAAATACAATCGATGTAGCCATTACTGCACTGCAAAATATTTCAAATCAATGGTATACAATGGGATCAAAATATAACTCTTTACTTCAAAACGTTGAATCTATTAGCCCTAACGATCTTGTTTTCATCAAAGAGGATCTAAATATTGCTAAAGATAGCTGGAAAAATATTAAAGATTATGCTGAAAAGATTTATGCTGAGGATATTAAAGTAGTGGATACAAAAGCGTAATAAATCACTAATGCTTTATATGGAGATACTTGATAATTTTTTCGGACATATAAAGTATGGGATGCAGGTCTCCTGTTCAATTTTGAGCAGGAGATTTTTAATCTCATTATTCGTGAACAGAGAGACACAGAGAATGATTGAGATAAAGGGAATCTCAGCTGATAGAAGTTGTACTTTATACAAAGTAGGTGGAGATATGAATAAGAGGCTTTATAAGAAAATCATGTTGTCAATGATGGTTCTTGGGGTTACGACAAGTAATATTGTACCACTGCATCCTCTTGCAGCAGAACAAAAGGGGCAAATACATTCATTGCAAGAAAGCAATAAAAACTATTCTCTTGGTCCTGCAGGATTCCAGGATGTAATGGCACAAACAACATCTAGTGTATTTGCAATGGATGCATATGCGAAAACAATTCGTGATCAACAAGAAACAGATTTGAGTAAAATAAGTGCAGTAAATAGTAGTTTACGAGAAAATATGATCAAGCACCAAAAAGAGGCCAAGTTGAATGCGATATACTGGTTAGATGAAATGAAACCTCAAATTTTGAAGACGGATCAAAATATTGTGGAATTTAATGATACATTCCAAGCATATTACAACAATTTATTAGCAGCTATGGACCAAAAAGACAGCGGGAAATTGAAATCTGATTTAGAAAAATTGTACAATGTCATTTTGAACAACCAGAGTGAAGTGGATAAGCTGTTAGGAAATCTAAAAACGTTTCGAAATAGAATGGCAGAAGATACAAAAAGCTTTAAGGATGATGCAAATCAATTAACCTCAATTTTAGCAAGTACGAATGCTGGAATTCCGCTGTTGCAACAGCAAATCAATACTTACAATGATTCAATTAAAAAAAGTAATGATATGGTTATTGCGGGAGCAGCACTTTGTGTGGCGTTAATCACTTGTCTCGCTGGTGGGCCGATGATTGCTGTCGCTAAGAAAGATATTGCAAATGCAGAACGAGAAATCGAAAACTTAAAGGCTAGAATTTCTGGGGCACAGGCGGAAGTAGCTATTTTGACTGATGTTAAAAATAAGACAATCAATATGACGGAAACAATTGATGCAGCCATTACTTCTCTTCAAAATATATCGAATCAGTGGTATACAATTGGAGCGAAGTATAATAATTTGTTGCAAAATGTAAAAGGCATCAGTCCTGAGGAGTTTACTTTTATCAAAGAAGATCTGAATACAGCTAGAGATAGTTGGCAGGATGTCAAGAATTATACAGAAAAATTACATGAAGGTGTAGTAGAATAAAGTAAGACTCTAATCAGTGGGGGAGCCTCCGCTGATTTTTTTGTTTTGGTTGAAGTTTGAAACGAGGATAAATAGAGGTTTAAGGAACTTCATATGTGTTAATTCAAGGGACAGAAAAAAGAAACTTATTGATAGAAATTTTTTTCGCCTAATAAATAAATTTGATTGAAGTTACTCTGAAAATGTTGGCTATCAATTTAGATGGTCGAATTTCCTAGAATAAAGCGGTATAATGCTTGTAAATGATAGAAAAATGTAGGAAAGGATATATAAATAGCTACTATGGATAAAGATAAACAACAATTAAGTGTTGAAGTTGCAAGATTATACTACCAATCTGATTATAGCCAACAAGAAATTGCTAATAAACTGAATATTTCCAGACCGACCATCTCAAGGCTTTTAAAATATGCGAAAGAAAAAGGATTTGTTCAAATTAACATAGCAGATCCATTTGCTGATTTAGATAATGTAGGAAATCTACTTAGAGAAAAATATAATTTATTAGAAGCGCACATCGTATTTTCTCCGGTACCAGAGTATGCGACTATTACGGAATATATTAGTAAATATGCTGCTGAGTATATGGAGAAGACTGTTACAAATGGTGATATCGTTGGTGTGAGCTGGGGAACCACTATGTATGAAATCGCAAGAAAAATTGTGCCGCAACATGTAAAAGGGGTAGAGGTTGTTCAATTAAAAGGGGGTATTAGTCACTCAAGTGTTAATACCTATGCGAATGAAACAATCGCTTTATTTGCAGATGCATTTCAAACGACACCACGAAATCTACCGCTTCCAGTTATATTTGATAACGCAGTTACAAAGGAATTAGTGGAGCAGGATAGACATATTCACCATATTATTGAAATGGGAAAACAAGCAAATATTGCAATTTTTACGGTTGGAACTGTTAGAGACGAAGCTCTATTATTTCGATTAGGCTATTTAGATAAAGAAGAGATGAGTTTATTGAAAGAACAAGCTGTTGGTGATATTTGTTCACGTTTCTTTGATGGAGCTGGTAATATTTGCAGTGAGGAAATTAATCAGCGTACAATTGGTATTGATTTAGAGGAGTTGCGCTTAAAAAAACGCTCTGTTCTTGTTGCTGGAGGTTCTAGAAAAGTAAAAGCAATAGATGGTGCGTTAAGCGGAGGATATGCAAATGTGCTGATTATAGATCAGCATACCGCGAAAGAGCTTTTAAATTATTAAAAAGGTTAAAAAAGAAGGTTTCTCAAAAATATGAATTTGAGAAACCTTCTTTTAGTATGTGGTTGTGCAATATATGAGTTTTTCAGTAAAAAATTCATGATGAAATAATGGTTTGTATAAGAGATTTGTGAAAGGAATTTTTTAATCCCGTAAAAGTCGGATTGGTGAGGGCTGATAATCAGTGAGGGGTGAAGCCCCTTCACTGATTAAAGTTTCACTTTATAAATGAATAAATACTGTGTTTTATGAGGGAGCTGTTAATAGGGTATCCCCTTTTTTGTGTCAATTTTAAAAACTTAGTTCGCTATCTCAAAAAAATATTGAACATAATTTCAAAAGTGTGTTTACATTTGTTCAGAGTGGAGTTAGAATGAAGTTGTTAAAAGATATGAGGAGTGAAGAAAATGAACATTGCAAAGTTAATTGATCATACAGTTTTGAAACCGGATACTAAAAAAGAAGATGTTATGAAAGTTTTAGAAGAAGCAAAAAAATACAATTTCGCTTCTGTTTGTATTAATCCTACATGGGTGAAATTAGCAGCCGAAGAATTAGCAGGACATGATGTAGATGTTTGTACAGTTATTGGTTTCCCTTTAGGTGCGAATACAACTGAAACAAAAGTATTTGAAACAAAAGATGTAATTGCAAAAGGTGCAACTGAAGTTGACATGGTAATCAACGTTGGCGCTTTAAAAGATGGCGATAATGAATTCGTTGAAAAAGATATTTACGAAGTTGTACAAGCTGCAAAAGGAAAAGCACTTGTAAAAGTTATTATTGAAACATGCTTATTAACAGATGAAGAAAAAGTACGTGCTTGTGAATTATCTGTAAAAGCTGGAGCTGACTTTGTAAAAACTTCAACTGGATTCTCAACTGGTGGAGCGACTGCTGAAGATATCGCATTAATGCGTAAAACTGTTGGAGAAAATGTTGGTGTGAAAGCATCTGGTGGTGTTCGTACAAGAGAAGATGCAGAGAAAATGATTGAAGCGGGAGCTTCTAGAATCGGAGCAAGCGCTAGTGTTGCAATCGTATTAGATGACAAAAATGGTGCTTCAGATAACTACTAATTCATAAAACGTTGTAAGTAATAGATACACAAACTGCAAGGAGCATGGTGTATCTATTACTTTAACACTTGATAAATATGTAAGCGGATACGGAAAAGGAGGGGGAATTTTATGAAATATGTAATCGGTATCATAGGCTTGATCATTGTGTTAGGCATTGCATGGCTTGCTAGTAATAATAGAAGAAAAGTGAAATATCGCCCTATTATAACGATGATTGTGCTTCAGTTTATTTTAGGTTTCTTACTATTAAATACAAGCATCGGGAACGTGTTAATTGCTGGGATTGCAGATGGTTTTGGACAATTGTTAAAGTATGCTGGTGATGGTGTTGATTTTGTATTTGGTGGTTTAGCAAATCAAAAAGAATTTTCATTCTTTTTAGGGGTATTAATGCCAATTGTTTTCATATCAGCTTTAATTGGTATCCTGCAACACATTAAGGTATTGCCATTTATTGTGAAATACATTGGTTTAGCTTTAAGTAAAATAAATGGAATGGGGAAACTTGAATCGTATAACGCTGTAGCTTCAGCGATTCTAGGACAATCAGAAGTATTTATTTCGGTTAAGAAACAGTTAGGTTTATTATCGGAAAGAAGATTATATACATTATGTGCATCTGCAATGTCAACGGTTTCTATGTCTATAGTTGGATCATACATGGTGTTATTAAAGCCTCAATACGTTGTAACCGCTTTAGTGCTTAACTTGTTTGGTGGTTTTATTATCGCTTCTATCATTAACCCTTACGAGGTTACTGAAGAAGAAGATATGTTAGAAGTACAAGAGGAAGAGAAAAAGACCTTTTTCGAAGTATTAGGGGAGTATATAATTGATGGCTTTAAAGTTGCTATTACAGTAGCGGCTATGTTAATTGGATTTGTTGCTTTAATTGCTTTCATTAATGCAATTTTTAAAGGGGTAATTGGTATCTCATTCCAAGAAATCCTTGGCTATGTATTTGCGCCATTTGCTTTTATTATAGGTGTCCCTTGGCATGAAGCTGTTAACGCAGGTAACATCATGGCAACGAAACTTGTATCAAATGAATTTGTAGCTATGACAAATTTAGCACAAGGGAACTTTAATTTTTCAGGCAGAACAACAGCAATCATATCAGTGTTCCTTGTTTCATTCGCAAACTTCTCTTCAATCGGAATTATCGCCGGTGCTGTTAAAAGTTTGAATGAAAAACAAGGGAATGTAGTAGCAAGATTTGGTTTGAAATTACTCTTTGGTGCAACTTTAGTAAGCTTTTTATCAGCAACAATAGTTGGTTTAATATATTAAGAATTTAAGAGCTAGACGAATAAAAAATAAAAAGGATTGGTGATTCAGATGAGAATGGTAGATATTATCGCGAAAAAACGTGATGGTAAAGAATTAACAACAGAGGAGATTCAATTCTTTATCAAAGGGTATACAGATGGATCAATACCTGATTACCAAGTAAGTGCACTGGCAATGGCTATCTTTTTCAAAGACATGTCTGACCGTGAACGTGCCGATTTAACGATGGCTATGGTGCATTCTGGAGAAACAATTGATTTATCTGAGATTGAAGGAGTAAAAGTAGATAAACATTCAACTGGTGGTGTTGGTGATACAACAACATTAGTGTTAGGACCATTAGTAGCTGCTTTAGATGTACCAGTTGCAAAAATGTCTGGTCGAGGTTTAGGCCATACGGGTGGTACAATTGATAAATTAGAAGCAGTAGAAGGCTTCCATGTTGAAATTACGAAAGAGCAATTCATCGAATTAGTGAACCGTGACAAGGTTGCAATTATTGGACAAACAGGAAATTTAACGCCTGCCGATAAAAAAATATATGCACTACGTGATGTTACTGGAACAGTGAATTCAATTCCGTTAATCGCAAGTTCGATCATGAGTAAAAAGATTGCGGCTGGTGCTGATGCGATTGTTCTTGATGTTAAGACAGGTGCTGGTGCATTCATGAAAACAGAAGAGGATGCGAAAGAATTAGCACACGCAATGGTGCGAATTGGAAATAATGTCGGGCGTCAAACAATGGCTGTTATTTCAGACATGTCACAACCTCTTGGTTTTGCAATTGGTAATGCTCTTGAAGTACAAGAAGCGATTGATACATTAAAAGGGGAAGGTCCAGAAGATTTAACGGAATTAGTACTTGTATTAGGTAGTCAAATGGTTGTACTTGGGAAAAAAGCGAATACGTTAGAAGAAGCACGTGAAATGTTAAAAGAAGTTATGAAAAATGGAAAAGCAATTGAGAAGTTCAAGGAGTTCTTGAGTAATCAAGGTGGAGATAGCTCAATTGTAGATCATCCAGAAAAGTTACCACAAGCTAAATATGTAATTGATGTACCTGCTAAAACTTCAGGTGTAGTCTCTAACATTGTGGCAGATGAAATAGGTATTGCTGCCATGCTTCTAGGGGCAGGTCGTGCAACAAAAGAAGATGAAATTGATTTAGCTGTTGGCTTAATGCTACGTAAAAAAGTTGGTGAAGCTGTAAAAGAAGGGGAACCACTTGTTACGATTTACGCGAATCGTGAAAACGTGGAAGATGTAAAAGCTAAAATTTATGAAAACATTTCTGTATCAGAAAAGGCTGAAACTCCTAACTTAATTCATACAATTATAACTGATTAATGGTTCATAGGATTAATTTACTCTGAGGAGGAAATAACATGGATAAAAAAAGATACATTGAAGAAGCAACGAAGATGTTAGAAAAAGCTTATATTCCATATTCTAAATTTCCTGTTGGTGCAGCGTTGGTTACGAAAGAAGGTAAGATCTATACAGGTTGTAATATAGAAAATGCTTCTTACGGTCTATGTAATTGTGCTGAAAGAACGGCTATATTTAAAGCAGTATCAGAAGGGGAACGTGATTTTAGTTATTTAGTAATTACAGGTAAAACAGATGGGCCTATTTCACCATGCGGAGCTTGTAGACAAGTCATTGCAGAGTTTTGCGATCCTAAAATGCCAGTGTTATTAACAAATCTAAAAGGCGATGAAAAAGAAGTAACGGTTGAACAATTGTTACCGGGTGCATTTTCGATTGAGGATTTAATCTAATTTCAAATGAATATAAGAAAGAAGCTGTCCTAAAATTTATATGTAGGGAGAGCTTCTTTTTTTGTGTGAAGAATATGTTTTTATTTATATAACCATTGAAATTCTGTTCATGAAAGACATTTTTCTATTTGAATGGGAATTTTCTGGGGATGGATCGACCGTTTTGCAGGATTACTCTTTCTGTCTGCTTCTTATCTATTTCAAACTCGTAAACTGTCCACAAGGTTAGGTGAAGTTCTCTCTAATGGTATTGTGCATCTATAAAGAGTTCCGTACTAAATGAGGGTGGCTACGAATAAGGTTGGTAGAAGAGTAGAAGGAAGGGAGGGCTAAAATGAAACCGTATCACATTATTGGAAAAAGTATTAAACGAAAAGAAGGTGCAGATAAAGTAACGGGTAGAGCAAAATATGTGGATGACGAGATTGAGATAGGTACTTTATACGCAAAACTCTTAACAAGTGTGTATGCGCATGCTTTTATTGAAAGTATTGATATAAGGAGAGCTGAGGAAATCCCTGGTGTTCATGCTGTAATAACAGGCGCAGATTATCCTATTCTGGTCGGTTCCAGTATTGTAGATCGTCCCCCGTTAGCCTACGAAAAAGTTCGGTATTTTGGTGAGCCTATTGCACTTGTCGTAGCGGATAGCGAAGCGATTGCTAAACACGCAACAGCACAAATACGTGTTATATATAAGAAACTGCCTGTAGTTCACGCCCCGCTGCAAGCCTATTTAGAAAGGGATATACTCGTACATGAAAATATAGAACAATATGAATTGGAAGAAGAAGTATATCCAGAAGCGCATACAAACATTGCAAATAGAACGAAAATTCGTAAGGGAGATATTCGAGAAGGGTTTGTAAATAGTGAAGTTGTTGTAGAGGAAACGTTTTCTTTTCGGCAATCTGATCATACTGCAATGGAAACTCGATGTGCGAAAGTAGAAATTAAGCCAAATGGAGAGGTTATTATTCATTCTACTTCGCAAGCCCCTTTTGAAATTAAAAGATTGCTTAGTAAGACGTTTCAAATTGATGAGGAAAAAATAATTGTACATGTGCCTTTAGTTGGAGGGGCGTATGGTGGAAAAACAGCGGTACAACTTGAGTATTTAGTGTATCTTGCTTCTAAAGCAGTGGGTGGGAGGCGTGTTACCCTGCGGAATAGTAGAGAAGAAGATTTTGTAACATCGCCTGTTCATATTGGTTTACAAGCAAAAGTAAAGCTTGGATGTACAAAGAAAGGGAAATTGCAAGCTGCAGAGATTTTATATTTATTTGATGGCGGTGCGTATGCTGATCGGGCAGTGACCATGAGTAAAGCGGCCGGATTAGACTGTACAGGTCCATACTCAATTCAGCATGTATCGTGTGATTCGCTTTGTATGTATACGAATCATCCATATGCGACATCGTTTCGTGGATATAGTCATGCCGAGTATACATTTGTAATTGAAAGAATGATAGATATATTGGCAAAGAAAGTAAATATATGTCCGCTTGAGTTTCGTATGAAAAATACAATTGAGGGAGGAGATACAACACCAACACAAGTATTAGTCACAAAAAGTAATACGGGGGATATTCGGGCGTGTTTACAAAAGTTAAAATCGCTTATTAGTTGGGAAGAAGGGAATCGTATTGTTTTACCAAATGGGAGGATACGGGCAAAAGGAATTAGTTGCTTTTGGAAAAATTCGACTACACCAAATAATGCTGGAGCGGGTGCGACTATAACCTTTAATGGTGATGGGAGTGTAAATGTCAATTGTGGTGCAGTGGAAATTGGACAAGGAACGAAAACAACTTTAACACAAATGGTTGCAGAAAAAATGAATATGAATGTTAAAGATGTATCTATTATGATGGAAGTCAATACACAAATAGCGCCAAAACATTGGAAAACAGCTGCCAGTCGAACGACACATCTCGTTGGAAATGCAGTTGTAAAAGCGACGGAAGATGTAATGAAGCAGTTACTAGATACGGCAGCTAATGTACTTGGAATACCAGCAGGTGAATTAACAATTGCAAATAAGACTGTATATGTAAAAACAAATCCAGATATTTACGTACCATTTTCAAAAATTGTTTTTGGATATGTTGATTCGAGTGGGAATGTGGCAGGGGCGCAAATAATCGGAAGAGGTACATATATTTTTGAAGGAATAACAAAGGTTGACTATGAAACAGGAAAAGGGAAACAAGGACCAGAGTGGGGAGTGGGAGCACAGGCAATAGAGGTTGAATTTGATCCACAATTATATACGTATAAATTAATTAAAGCAGTAACGGTTGCAGATGCTGGAAGGATTTTAAATAGAAAAGGAGCAGAAACACAAATTATAGGGGCTATGAGTATGGGATTAAGTTTTGCGACGAGAGAAACATTTCACTATGACTTGTATGGGAGAGTTCTTAATAATCGGTTTCGTTCTTATAAAGTGATGCATTATGGGCAACACCCAAAATACATTGCTGAATTTGTAGAAGTACCGCATGATCAAGCTGCATTTGGGTCTAGAGGGCTTGGTGAGCATGGAATTATCGGTATGCCAGCTGCTTTAGCGAATGCGTTATCTATTGCGGCTAGTATTTCACTTCGTCAATTACCTATTAATCCTGAATTGATTTGGAAAGTAAAACAAGCGGAGGAGAATGGTGTATATGATACCATTTGACTTTGAATATTATCGTCCGAATTGTATCGAAGAAGCAATCCGATTATTTCATCAGCTGGATAAAGAGGGAAAAAAGCCTATTTATTATGGAGGAGGCACTGAAATTATTACAATGGGGCGTTTGCAACAAATAATTGCGAAAGCGGTCATTGATTTGAAAGATATTCCCGAATGTAATATTTGTGTGTGGAATGACCAAAATCTTATTCTTGGAGCTACATTAACATTAACACAAGTTCAAGAGAAAAAAGTATTCCCTCTTCTTGGAGAGACTGCCGGAAGGGCTGCAGATCACACAGCAAGAAATAAAATTACGCTTGGTGGCAACATTGCAGGGAAAATTATATATAGGGAAGCAGTACTCCCTTTTTTACTAGCTGATAGCACATTTGTTATTGCAGGAAAAGAAGGTATAAAGTATATCAAGGCACAGCAAGCGTTTATTGAGAAGTTACAATTGCAAAAAGGTGAGTTTCTTATACAAATTATCACCGATCAAAAATATATAGAATCTCCTTATTACAGTGTAAAAAAAAGGCAATTAGAGAAAATTGATTACCCACTTGTAACAGTTGCTGCGTTAAAAAGTGATGAAGACATTCGAATTGCATTTAGTGGATTGTGTGCCTTTCCATTTCGGTCGCTCGCAATAGAGGCAGTGTTAAACGATTGGGATATTCCAGTAAGGAAGAGAATTGAGCGCGCCCTTCTTCATATTCCCGCACTTATATTAGATGATATACGAGGTTCGCGTGCTTATCGTATGTTTGTTTTGCAACATGTGCTTTATGATGTGCTGATGAAGCTGGAAGGGGTGAAATAATGGGGAATGGGCAATTTATTCTTCATGTGAATGGGGAAGATAGTGAAGTGATTGTCAGAATGGCAGATACGCTATTATATACATTACGACATAACCTCGGTCTAACTGGAGCTAAGCCGGGATGTGAAAACGGTGATTGTGGTGCTTGTACAGTTCTTGTTGAGGGGCTACCAATTAAGTCTTGTATTATGTTAGCAGTGGAAGCGATTGATAAGCGGATTACAACGATTGAAGGCTTACGGGAAACGCCTATTCAGCGAGCTTTTGAAGACAAATGGGCTTTTCAGTGTGGGTATTGTACGCCTGGGTTTATTATAAATTGTCATGCGCTCGTTACACAAAAAATGGATGTGGATGATTCAGTTATTGAAGAATGGTTAAGTTCTAATATTTGCCGGTGCACAAGTTATCAAGAGATTGAAGAAGCTGTGAAATCTGTCTTACAAAAACAACGGGAGCATCAATGATGACTTCTGTTCATACTGTACTAGAAGCACTACTATCTTGTGAACAACGATGTGCTTTAGCGACGATTATTCATGTAGAAGGATCTGCATATTGTAAAGAAGGAACAATCATGCTTTTTGGTGAAGATGGAACGAAAGTCGGAATGTTAAGTGCAGGTTGTTTAGAAGAAGAGGTTTCTATTTATGCAGCTGAAGTAATAGAGAATCAAACTTGGTCTATCCATCAGTTTAATACAAAAGCAGAAGATGATTTATCTTGGGGAATGGGATGCAACGGCATCATTCGTATATTAGTTGAGCATATAGATGAGGAGTACAAAGCTTTTTTGCAAACACTATATGAATATCTTAAGAAGGGTATTTCAGTTCGAATGATAAAGAACCTTTCTTCATTACAGACTTTGTTTGTAAGTGAGAATGGTGACATGTTTGGGAATGAA
This sequence is a window from Bacillus pseudomycoides DSM 12442. Protein-coding genes within it:
- a CDS encoding FAD binding domain-containing protein, whose amino-acid sequence is MIPFDFEYYRPNCIEEAIRLFHQLDKEGKKPIYYGGGTEIITMGRLQQIIAKAVIDLKDIPECNICVWNDQNLILGATLTLTQVQEKKVFPLLGETAGRAADHTARNKITLGGNIAGKIIYREAVLPFLLADSTFVIAGKEGIKYIKAQQAFIEKLQLQKGEFLIQIITDQKYIESPYYSVKKRQLEKIDYPLVTVAALKSDEDIRIAFSGLCAFPFRSLAIEAVLNDWDIPVRKRIERALLHIPALILDDIRGSRAYRMFVLQHVLYDVLMKLEGVK
- a CDS encoding cytidine deaminase — encoded protein: MDKKRYIEEATKMLEKAYIPYSKFPVGAALVTKEGKIYTGCNIENASYGLCNCAERTAIFKAVSEGERDFSYLVITGKTDGPISPCGACRQVIAEFCDPKMPVLLTNLKGDEKEVTVEQLLPGAFSIEDLI
- a CDS encoding (2Fe-2S)-binding protein, with protein sequence MGNGQFILHVNGEDSEVIVRMADTLLYTLRHNLGLTGAKPGCENGDCGACTVLVEGLPIKSCIMLAVEAIDKRITTIEGLRETPIQRAFEDKWAFQCGYCTPGFIINCHALVTQKMDVDDSVIEEWLSSNICRCTSYQEIEEAVKSVLQKQREHQ
- a CDS encoding pyrimidine-nucleoside phosphorylase — its product is MRMVDIIAKKRDGKELTTEEIQFFIKGYTDGSIPDYQVSALAMAIFFKDMSDRERADLTMAMVHSGETIDLSEIEGVKVDKHSTGGVGDTTTLVLGPLVAALDVPVAKMSGRGLGHTGGTIDKLEAVEGFHVEITKEQFIELVNRDKVAIIGQTGNLTPADKKIYALRDVTGTVNSIPLIASSIMSKKIAAGADAIVLDVKTGAGAFMKTEEDAKELAHAMVRIGNNVGRQTMAVISDMSQPLGFAIGNALEVQEAIDTLKGEGPEDLTELVLVLGSQMVVLGKKANTLEEAREMLKEVMKNGKAIEKFKEFLSNQGGDSSIVDHPEKLPQAKYVIDVPAKTSGVVSNIVADEIGIAAMLLGAGRATKEDEIDLAVGLMLRKKVGEAVKEGEPLVTIYANRENVEDVKAKIYENISVSEKAETPNLIHTIITD
- a CDS encoding xanthine dehydrogenase family protein molybdopterin-binding subunit translates to MKPYHIIGKSIKRKEGADKVTGRAKYVDDEIEIGTLYAKLLTSVYAHAFIESIDIRRAEEIPGVHAVITGADYPILVGSSIVDRPPLAYEKVRYFGEPIALVVADSEAIAKHATAQIRVIYKKLPVVHAPLQAYLERDILVHENIEQYELEEEVYPEAHTNIANRTKIRKGDIREGFVNSEVVVEETFSFRQSDHTAMETRCAKVEIKPNGEVIIHSTSQAPFEIKRLLSKTFQIDEEKIIVHVPLVGGAYGGKTAVQLEYLVYLASKAVGGRRVTLRNSREEDFVTSPVHIGLQAKVKLGCTKKGKLQAAEILYLFDGGAYADRAVTMSKAAGLDCTGPYSIQHVSCDSLCMYTNHPYATSFRGYSHAEYTFVIERMIDILAKKVNICPLEFRMKNTIEGGDTTPTQVLVTKSNTGDIRACLQKLKSLISWEEGNRIVLPNGRIRAKGISCFWKNSTTPNNAGAGATITFNGDGSVNVNCGAVEIGQGTKTTLTQMVAEKMNMNVKDVSIMMEVNTQIAPKHWKTAASRTTHLVGNAVVKATEDVMKQLLDTAANVLGIPAGELTIANKTVYVKTNPDIYVPFSKIVFGYVDSSGNVAGAQIIGRGTYIFEGITKVDYETGKGKQGPEWGVGAQAIEVEFDPQLYTYKLIKAVTVADAGRILNRKGAETQIIGAMSMGLSFATRETFHYDLYGRVLNNRFRSYKVMHYGQHPKYIAEFVEVPHDQAAFGSRGLGEHGIIGMPAALANALSIAASISLRQLPINPELIWKVKQAEENGVYDTI